In Methanocaldococcus lauensis, a single genomic region encodes these proteins:
- the atwA gene encoding methyl coenzyme M reductase system, component A2: MILLEVNNVTKKFGDKVVLKNISFKLEEGESLGILGRSGAGKSVLLHMLRGMDGYEPTEGNIIYHVSYCEKCGYVDVPSKAGSPCKKCGNTLKKIDVDFWNDKKYTYNLKKKIAIMLQRTFALYGEKTVIENILEALYQAGYEGKEAINKALELIKMVKLEHRITHIARDLSGGEKQRVVLARQIAKEPFIFLADEPTGTLDPQTAKLVHKALKDLVINNNISLILTSHWPEVIAELTERAIWLDNGEIIMEGTSEEVYNKFMESVKEFQKPEVEIEIKEDIIKLEHISKHYCSVERGVIKAVDDVTLNIRENEIFGLVGTSGAGKTTLAKIIAGVLPPSKGKYWFRVGDEWVDMTKPGLNGRGRAKRYIGILFQEYALYPHRTILENLTEAIGLELPDEFARMKAVYTLTSVGFSEEEAEEILDKYPNELSVGERHRCALAQVLIKEPRVVILDEPTGTMDPITRNIVAESILKSRIELEQTYIIVSHDMDFVLNVCDRAGLMRNGKLIKVGKPEEIVPLLTEEEKQEMFNK, encoded by the coding sequence ATGATACTATTGGAAGTAAATAATGTAACAAAAAAGTTTGGAGATAAGGTAGTTTTAAAAAATATTTCATTTAAATTGGAGGAAGGAGAATCCTTAGGTATATTAGGAAGAAGTGGAGCAGGGAAATCTGTTCTATTACATATGTTAAGAGGAATGGATGGATATGAGCCAACTGAGGGAAATATTATATATCATGTCTCATACTGTGAAAAGTGTGGATATGTAGATGTTCCTTCAAAGGCAGGTTCTCCATGTAAAAAGTGTGGAAACACTCTAAAAAAGATAGATGTAGATTTTTGGAATGATAAAAAATATACATATAATTTAAAAAAGAAAATTGCTATAATGCTTCAAAGAACATTTGCCTTATATGGAGAGAAAACAGTTATTGAGAATATTTTGGAAGCTTTGTATCAGGCAGGTTATGAAGGAAAAGAGGCTATAAATAAGGCGTTAGAATTAATTAAGATGGTTAAGTTAGAGCATAGAATTACTCACATTGCAAGAGATTTAAGTGGTGGAGAAAAACAGAGAGTAGTTTTAGCAAGGCAAATAGCAAAAGAGCCATTTATATTTTTAGCAGATGAGCCAACAGGAACATTAGACCCTCAAACTGCTAAGTTAGTTCATAAGGCATTAAAAGATTTAGTTATAAATAACAATATAAGTTTAATTTTAACTTCACACTGGCCAGAAGTTATTGCTGAGCTAACAGAAAGGGCTATTTGGTTAGATAACGGAGAAATTATAATGGAAGGTACATCAGAGGAAGTTTATAATAAATTTATGGAATCTGTAAAAGAGTTCCAAAAACCAGAAGTTGAAATAGAAATTAAGGAAGATATTATAAAATTGGAGCATATATCTAAACACTACTGTTCAGTTGAAAGAGGTGTTATTAAAGCTGTAGATGATGTAACACTCAATATAAGAGAAAACGAAATATTTGGTTTAGTTGGGACAAGTGGGGCTGGAAAAACAACATTGGCAAAAATTATTGCAGGAGTTCTCCCACCATCAAAAGGAAAGTATTGGTTTAGAGTAGGAGATGAATGGGTAGATATGACAAAGCCCGGATTAAATGGAAGAGGTAGAGCTAAGAGATATATTGGAATATTATTCCAAGAGTATGCATTGTATCCACATAGAACTATATTGGAAAACTTAACCGAGGCAATAGGTTTAGAACTACCAGACGAATTTGCAAGAATGAAGGCAGTTTATACTTTAACTTCAGTAGGATTTAGTGAAGAGGAGGCTGAAGAAATCTTAGATAAGTATCCTAATGAATTGAGTGTTGGTGAAAGACATAGATGTGCCTTAGCACAAGTTTTAATAAAGGAGCCAAGAGTTGTTATATTAGATGAGCCAACAGGAACTATGGACCCTATAACAAGAAATATAGTTGCAGAATCCATCTTAAAATCAAGAATTGAGTTAGAGCAAACATATATTATTGTTTCTCACGATATGGATTTCGTATTAAATGTTTGTGATAGAGCCGGGTTAATGAGAAATGGTAAATTAATCAAAGTAGGAAAGCCAGAAGAAATTGTTCCATTATTAACTGAAGAGGAAAAACAAGAGATGTTCAATAAGTAA
- the proS gene encoding proline--tRNA ligase — MEFSEWYSDILEKAEIYDVRYPIKGCGIYLPYGFKIRRYTFEIIRNLLDKSGHEEVLFPLLIPENLLAKEGEHIKGFEDEVYWVTHGGKTPLDVKLALRPTSETAIYYMMKLWVKVHTDLPIKIYQIVNTFRYETKHTRPLIRLREIMTFKEAHTAHSTKEEAENQIKEAISIYKKFFDTLGIPYLISKRPEWDKFPGAEYTVAFDTIFPDGRAMQIATVHNLGQNFSRTFEIIFETPTGDKDYAYQTCYGISDRVIASIIAIHGDEKGLILPPIVAPIQIVIVPLIFKGQEDLVLNKAKEIYERLKDKYRVYIDDRDIRPGRKFNDWEIKGVPLRIEIGPKDIENKKITLFRRDTMEKFQVDESQLEDVIEKTLNNIMENIKNIAWKKFEDFITVIDNLDTDKIKEILSQRKGIILIPFNEEIYNEKLEEKVEATILGETEYKGNKYIAIAKTY; from the coding sequence TTGGAATTTTCAGAGTGGTACTCAGATATATTAGAAAAAGCTGAAATTTATGATGTTAGATATCCAATAAAAGGATGTGGAATTTATCTACCTTATGGATTTAAAATCAGAAGATATACATTTGAAATAATTAGGAATTTGTTAGATAAAAGTGGGCATGAAGAGGTTTTATTCCCATTGTTAATTCCAGAAAATCTATTGGCTAAAGAAGGAGAACATATAAAAGGATTTGAGGATGAGGTTTATTGGGTAACTCATGGGGGAAAGACCCCATTAGATGTTAAATTAGCTTTAAGACCTACATCTGAAACTGCAATATACTATATGATGAAACTTTGGGTAAAGGTTCATACTGACTTACCTATAAAAATTTATCAAATTGTCAATACTTTTAGATATGAAACAAAGCACACAAGGCCTTTAATTAGATTGAGAGAAATAATGACTTTTAAAGAGGCACATACAGCACATTCTACAAAAGAAGAGGCAGAGAATCAAATTAAAGAAGCAATATCAATTTATAAAAAATTCTTTGACACCTTAGGAATTCCATACTTAATTTCAAAGAGACCAGAATGGGACAAATTTCCAGGGGCTGAATATACAGTTGCCTTCGATACGATATTCCCAGACGGTAGAGCGATGCAAATAGCAACAGTTCATAATTTAGGGCAGAATTTTTCAAGGACTTTTGAAATTATATTTGAAACTCCAACAGGAGATAAGGATTATGCTTATCAAACCTGCTATGGTATTTCAGATAGAGTTATTGCCTCAATTATAGCAATACACGGAGATGAAAAAGGATTAATTCTGCCCCCAATTGTAGCACCAATACAAATAGTTATAGTCCCATTAATCTTTAAAGGACAGGAAGATTTAGTTTTAAATAAGGCAAAAGAGATTTATGAAAGATTAAAAGATAAGTATAGAGTTTATATTGATGACAGAGATATAAGACCTGGAAGAAAGTTTAATGATTGGGAAATAAAGGGAGTGCCTTTGAGAATTGAAATAGGACCAAAAGATATTGAAAATAAAAAAATAACTCTATTTAGAAGAGATACTATGGAGAAGTTTCAAGTAGATGAGTCACAATTAGAAGATGTTATAGAAAAAACTTTAAATAATATTATGGAAAACATTAAAAATATAGCTTGGAAAAAATTTGAAGACTTTATAACGGTTATAGATAATTTAGATACTGATAAAATTAAAGAAATACTTTCTCAAAGAAAGGGAATAATATTAATCCCATTTAATGAAGAAATTTATAATGAAAAACTTGAAGAAAAGGTGGAAGCAACTATTTTAGGAGAAACTGAATATAAAGGAAATAAGTATATTGCAATAGCTAAAACTTATTAA
- the psmB gene encoding archaeal proteasome endopeptidase complex subunit beta, protein MEALKGTTTVGLICDDAVILATDKRASLGNLVADKNAKKLYKIDDYIAITIAGSVGDAQAIVRMLSAEARLYKMRTGKYISPLACATLLSNILHSSRYFPFLTQIIIGGYDLLQGPKLFSLDPLGGMNEETNFIATGSGSPIAYGVLEAGYEKDMSVEDGLKLAVKSLKSAMERDTYSGNGISLAVITKEGVNILEDDEVEKILTNIQTKSKKKSTKRSRKKSK, encoded by the coding sequence ATGGAAGCTCTGAAAGGAACGACTACTGTTGGTTTAATTTGTGACGATGCTGTAATATTGGCAACTGATAAAAGAGCATCTTTAGGTAATTTAGTGGCAGATAAGAATGCTAAAAAATTATATAAAATAGATGATTATATTGCAATAACAATTGCTGGTAGCGTTGGAGATGCACAGGCAATAGTTAGAATGTTATCGGCTGAAGCCAGATTATACAAAATGAGAACAGGCAAATATATTTCTCCATTAGCTTGTGCTACCTTGTTAAGTAATATCTTACACTCAAGCAGATACTTCCCTTTTTTAACTCAAATAATTATTGGTGGCTATGACTTGTTACAAGGACCTAAATTATTTTCATTGGATCCATTAGGTGGTATGAATGAAGAAACTAATTTTATTGCCACAGGTTCAGGTTCTCCAATAGCTTATGGGGTTTTAGAGGCAGGATACGAGAAAGATATGTCTGTTGAAGATGGATTAAAATTAGCAGTAAAATCCCTTAAATCAGCTATGGAGAGAGATACCTATTCAGGTAATGGAATATCATTAGCTGTAATAACGAAAGAGGGAGTAAATATATTGGAAGATGACGAAGTTGAAAAAATTTTAACAAACATACAAACAAAATCTAAGAAAAAATCTACAAAAAGAAGTAGAAAGAAAAGTAAATAA
- a CDS encoding beta-CASP ribonuclease aCPSF1 yields MPAEEILENIKKEIIKKSPKEAKIVDVQFEGPEVVVYVKNPEIFTNEIIKNLAKDLRKRISIRPDPSVLVEPEIAKKKILEIVPEEAEITNFVFDANTGEVIIESKKPGLVIGKEGKTLEMIKKAIRWAPKPVRTPPIQSETIKAIRATLYRERDEIKGILRRIGRRIHRDVIVRGDYWIRVSFLGGAREVGRSCLYVQTPDTRVLIDCGINVACEDKAFPYFDAPEFSIEDLDAVIVTHAHLDHCGFVPGLFRYGYDGPVYCTRPTRDLMTLLQKDYLEIAKKEGKEVPYTSKDIKTCVKHTIPIDYGVTTDISPTIKLTLHNAGHVLGSAIAHLHFGEGLYNLAYTGDIKFETSRLLEPAVCQFPRLETLIIESTYGAYDDVLPEREVAERELLKVVSEVTDRGGKVLIPVFGVGRAQELMLVLEEGYNQGIFNAPVYLDGMIWEATAIHTAYPEYLSKEMRQKIFHEGDNPFLSEVFKKVGSTNERRRVIDSDEPCIILATSGMLTGGPSVEYLKNLAPDEKNAIIFVGYQAEGTLGRKVQRGWKEIPIVTRNGKTKSIPINLQVYTIEGFSGHCDRKQLIKYIRKVKPSPEKVIMVHGEESKCLDFADTVRRLFKKQTYVPMNLDVIRVK; encoded by the coding sequence TTGCCAGCAGAGGAAATTTTAGAAAATATAAAGAAAGAAATAATAAAAAAATCTCCAAAAGAGGCAAAAATAGTCGATGTTCAATTTGAAGGTCCTGAAGTAGTTGTTTATGTAAAAAATCCAGAAATCTTTACGAATGAAATTATAAAAAATCTCGCTAAGGATTTAAGAAAAAGAATTTCTATTAGACCAGATCCTTCTGTTTTAGTGGAGCCAGAAATTGCTAAAAAGAAAATATTAGAGATAGTGCCTGAAGAGGCAGAAATAACAAACTTTGTTTTTGATGCAAATACTGGGGAGGTTATAATAGAATCAAAAAAACCTGGATTAGTTATAGGTAAAGAAGGAAAAACATTAGAAATGATTAAAAAAGCAATAAGATGGGCTCCTAAACCCGTAAGAACTCCACCAATACAATCTGAAACAATTAAAGCGATTAGAGCAACTTTATATAGAGAAAGGGATGAAATTAAAGGAATTTTAAGAAGAATTGGAAGAAGGATACATAGAGATGTCATTGTTAGAGGAGACTACTGGATAAGAGTTTCTTTTTTAGGAGGTGCAAGGGAAGTTGGAAGATCTTGCCTGTATGTTCAAACACCAGATACGAGAGTATTAATTGATTGTGGAATTAATGTTGCGTGCGAAGATAAAGCATTTCCTTATTTTGATGCTCCAGAATTTTCAATTGAAGATTTAGACGCTGTTATAGTTACTCATGCCCATTTAGACCATTGTGGCTTTGTTCCAGGATTATTTAGATATGGTTATGACGGTCCTGTATATTGTACAAGGCCCACAAGAGATTTAATGACTTTATTACAAAAAGATTATTTAGAAATAGCTAAAAAAGAAGGAAAAGAAGTTCCATATACATCTAAGGACATAAAAACATGCGTTAAGCATACGATTCCTATTGATTATGGTGTTACAACTGATATCAGCCCTACAATAAAACTAACTTTACATAATGCAGGGCATGTTTTAGGTTCAGCCATAGCTCATTTGCATTTTGGGGAAGGATTGTATAATTTAGCATATACTGGAGATATTAAGTTTGAGACTTCAAGATTATTAGAGCCAGCAGTTTGTCAATTTCCAAGATTAGAGACATTAATTATAGAATCTACTTATGGGGCATATGATGATGTTCTTCCAGAGAGGGAAGTTGCTGAAAGAGAGTTGTTAAAAGTTGTTAGTGAAGTAACAGATAGAGGAGGAAAGGTTTTAATTCCTGTTTTTGGTGTAGGGAGAGCTCAGGAATTGATGTTAGTTTTAGAGGAAGGATACAATCAAGGGATATTCAATGCTCCTGTATACTTAGATGGAATGATTTGGGAGGCAACTGCTATACATACAGCATATCCTGAATATTTATCAAAAGAGATGAGACAAAAAATATTCCACGAGGGGGATAACCCATTCTTATCAGAAGTTTTTAAAAAAGTAGGAAGTACTAATGAAAGAAGGAGAGTTATTGATAGCGACGAACCTTGTATAATATTAGCCACTTCTGGGATGCTAACAGGAGGACCAAGTGTTGAATATCTAAAAAACTTAGCTCCTGACGAGAAAAATGCAATAATATTTGTAGGTTATCAAGCTGAGGGAACTTTAGGTAGAAAGGTTCAGAGAGGTTGGAAGGAAATTCCGATAGTTACAAGAAATGGAAAAACAAAATCAATTCCAATAAATTTACAAGTTTATACTATCGAAGGATTTTCTGGTCATTGTGATAGGAAGCAGTTAATTAAATACATTAGAAAAGTAAAACCATCTCCAGAAAAGGTTATTATGGTTCATGGAGAAGAAAGTAAGTGTTTAGACTTTGCAGATACTGTGAGAAGATTATTTAAAAAACAAACCTATGTTCCAATGAATTTAGATGTAATAAGGGTTAAATAA
- a CDS encoding nucleoside recognition domain-containing protein — MYFNFTLLFECIETSLFYTIKISIIVLLTMFIVNYIMNIGTMKKLSDYLFPFLKRLKINPLSISSILACFFSPTVGYSILAEGLKENKINEKELIGTSLANSFPSVLSHIFTFFIPVVIPILGWTGVLFILIRLGVAFIKTIIGFLYLFSISKNDFYEPPKINKLNKKENFKKSLIKTLKFSKRFIPTMFFMMTLVLYLYKVGFFNYIEKLIQPIISVLNLNPNVGILALTEVLNVQAAIVMAGSFLNENILSSKEVLIGLIIGNVLTFSTRYVKHSLPLHVSLFGAKLGTKIVMINAIITLILDIFIIFGLLLV, encoded by the coding sequence ATGTATTTCAATTTCACACTGTTATTTGAGTGCATTGAAACCTCTCTATTTTATACAATAAAAATATCTATTATCGTATTATTAACGATGTTTATTGTAAATTATATTATGAATATTGGAACAATGAAAAAGCTAAGTGACTATTTATTTCCATTTTTAAAGAGGCTAAAAATAAATCCTCTCTCAATCTCCTCAATATTGGCGTGTTTTTTTAGTCCTACAGTTGGCTATTCTATCTTAGCAGAAGGTTTAAAAGAGAATAAAATAAATGAAAAAGAGCTTATAGGAACCTCTTTAGCTAACTCATTTCCGTCAGTTTTATCACATATATTTACTTTTTTTATTCCCGTAGTTATTCCAATATTAGGTTGGACTGGAGTATTGTTTATTTTAATTAGATTAGGAGTGGCATTTATAAAAACAATAATTGGATTTTTGTATCTCTTTTCAATATCAAAAAATGATTTTTATGAACCTCCAAAAATAAATAAACTAAATAAAAAAGAGAATTTTAAAAAATCACTGATAAAAACATTAAAATTCTCTAAGAGATTTATACCAACAATGTTTTTTATGATGACTTTGGTTTTATATCTATACAAAGTTGGTTTCTTTAACTATATTGAAAAATTAATTCAGCCAATAATAAGTGTGTTAAATTTAAATCCGAATGTTGGAATATTAGCATTAACTGAAGTCTTAAATGTTCAAGCCGCAATAGTTATGGCTGGAAGTTTTTTAAATGAAAATATTTTAAGTTCAAAAGAAGTTCTAATTGGATTAATTATTGGAAATGTATTAACATTCTCCACAAGATATGTAAAACACTCTTTGCCACTACATGTTTCATTGTTTGGAGCCAAGTTAGGAACTAAAATAGTTATGATCAATGCTATAATTACCCTAATTTTGGATATTTTTATAATATTTGGATTACTATTAGTGTGA
- the cdhA gene encoding CO dehydrogenase/acetyl-CoA synthase complex subunit alpha, with protein MTSQLLKLKNVKISGTIKFGENIEEDDDWEPMGPTPMPKIPTLRHWDFKLLERYPPFYMPICDLCCLCTFGKCDLSKGKKGACGLNIKAQQGRIVLIACCIGAACHTGHSRHLVHHLIETLGRDYPINLGNEIEVEAPIARTVTGIKPKTLGDLEKILDYCEEQITHLLSAAHTGQEGDYLDFESKALHAGMIDDLAREAGDIAQIVAYNMPKGDGDAPLVELGFGCIDKSKPVILCIGHNVVPGSYILEYLEENNLEDEIEVCGICCTAIDITRVSEKPKIVGPLSRQLMFVRCGVADVVVIDEQCIRTDILEEVLKTGAVLIATNEKMCLGLEDISHLSEDEIISYLIRNRAGLILDEEKVGKVAVEVAKIVAKERKDRKSLPDLNEVIELAKQCTECGWCNRNCPNAFKVKESMILAKQGNFEGFIDLYKKCYGCGRCETICQRNLPIVSMTTKVGEAYYKDLKFKIRAGRGPIKDVEIRSVGAPIVFGDIPGVVAFVGCSNHPNGEEEVALMAKEFLERKYIVVATGCAAMAIGMWKDKDGKTLYEKYPGEFRAGGLVNCGSCLSNCHITGAAIKIANIFAKVPLRGNYAEIADYILNKVGAVGVAWGAMSQKAAAIATGVNRWGIPVIVGPHGAKYRRLYLSNGEKFKVKDKTTGEIMEIDPVPEHLIVTAENYKECICMIPKLCMRPNDTPKGRANKIYHYVDLYEKYFGRMPPDLEKFVRTEKDIPFMMKDKIMNYLEEKGWKPFEKYPKNPTIL; from the coding sequence ATGACATCCCAATTATTAAAGTTAAAAAATGTTAAAATCTCTGGAACTATAAAATTTGGGGAAAATATTGAGGAAGATGATGATTGGGAGCCAATGGGACCTACACCAATGCCAAAAATTCCTACATTAAGACATTGGGATTTTAAATTATTGGAGAGATATCCTCCATTCTATATGCCAATTTGTGACTTATGTTGTCTCTGTACCTTTGGAAAGTGTGATTTAAGTAAAGGAAAAAAGGGAGCTTGTGGTTTAAATATAAAGGCTCAGCAGGGAAGGATCGTTTTAATAGCTTGTTGTATTGGAGCAGCGTGTCATACTGGACATAGTAGGCATTTAGTTCATCATCTAATTGAAACATTAGGAAGAGATTATCCAATAAACTTAGGTAATGAAATAGAAGTTGAGGCCCCAATAGCAAGAACAGTAACTGGGATCAAACCAAAGACCTTAGGAGATTTAGAAAAAATTTTAGATTATTGTGAAGAGCAAATAACTCATCTCTTATCAGCAGCACATACTGGACAGGAAGGAGATTATTTAGATTTTGAGAGTAAAGCATTACATGCAGGAATGATTGATGACTTAGCAAGAGAGGCAGGAGATATTGCTCAAATAGTAGCATACAACATGCCAAAAGGAGATGGAGATGCTCCTTTAGTTGAGTTAGGTTTTGGATGTATTGATAAAAGTAAGCCAGTGATTTTGTGTATTGGACATAATGTAGTCCCTGGAAGTTACATATTGGAATATTTGGAAGAGAATAATTTAGAGGATGAAATAGAAGTTTGTGGAATTTGTTGTACAGCCATAGATATAACAAGAGTTTCTGAAAAGCCAAAAATTGTTGGACCATTATCAAGGCAATTAATGTTTGTAAGATGTGGTGTTGCAGATGTTGTTGTAATAGATGAACAGTGTATTAGAACAGATATATTAGAGGAGGTTTTAAAAACTGGAGCTGTGTTGATAGCAACAAACGAAAAAATGTGCTTAGGTTTAGAGGATATATCCCATTTAAGCGAAGATGAAATTATTAGTTATCTGATAAGAAATAGGGCTGGTTTAATATTGGATGAAGAAAAAGTTGGTAAAGTGGCAGTTGAAGTAGCTAAAATTGTTGCTAAAGAAAGAAAAGATAGGAAATCATTGCCAGACTTAAATGAAGTTATAGAGTTGGCAAAACAATGCACTGAGTGTGGTTGGTGTAATAGAAACTGTCCCAATGCATTTAAAGTTAAAGAATCTATGATTTTAGCAAAACAAGGAAATTTTGAAGGATTCATTGATTTATATAAAAAATGTTATGGCTGTGGTAGATGTGAAACTATCTGTCAAAGAAACTTACCAATAGTTAGTATGACTACAAAGGTTGGAGAGGCTTATTACAAAGATTTAAAATTCAAAATAAGGGCTGGTAGAGGACCAATTAAAGATGTAGAAATTAGAAGTGTTGGAGCTCCAATTGTATTTGGAGATATTCCTGGAGTTGTAGCATTTGTTGGTTGTTCAAATCATCCAAATGGAGAGGAGGAAGTTGCTTTAATGGCTAAGGAATTCTTGGAGAGAAAGTATATAGTTGTAGCAACAGGATGTGCGGCAATGGCTATAGGAATGTGGAAAGATAAGGATGGAAAGACATTATATGAAAAATATCCAGGAGAGTTTAGGGCTGGAGGATTAGTAAATTGTGGTTCCTGTCTATCAAACTGTCACATTACTGGAGCGGCTATAAAAATAGCCAACATATTTGCTAAGGTTCCATTAAGAGGAAACTATGCTGAGATTGCCGACTATATATTAAACAAGGTTGGAGCTGTTGGAGTAGCTTGGGGTGCTATGAGTCAAAAGGCTGCGGCAATAGCTACTGGAGTTAATAGATGGGGAATTCCTGTAATTGTAGGACCACATGGGGCTAAATATAGGAGGCTGTATCTAAGCAATGGAGAGAAGTTTAAAGTTAAAGATAAAACCACTGGAGAAATCATGGAAATAGATCCAGTTCCAGAGCATTTAATTGTAACTGCTGAAAATTACAAAGAATGTATCTGTATGATTCCAAAGTTGTGTATGAGACCTAATGATACTCCAAAAGGTAGGGCTAATAAGATTTATCATTATGTAGATCTCTACGAGAAATACTTTGGAAGAATGCCTCCTGACTTAGAGAAATTTGTCAGAACTGAAAAAGACATTCCATTTATGATGAAAGACAAAATAATGAATTATTTAGAAGAAAAAGGATGGAAACCATTTGAGAAATATCCTAAAAATCCAACAATACTTTAA
- the cdhB gene encoding CO dehydrogenase/acetyl-CoA synthase complex subunit epsilon, which yields MDERFVPYIPTAGSNVAHAEITTPTLVKMMIKRSKKPILILGENLSKDEMELIDKFIEKYNLKVIKTPEEMNLMAIMKFLANSNYDLALFTGITYYYLAQAVTHLKQFSNVVTVSIDKYYQPNTLYSFPNLSNDEYIDYLKKLLEG from the coding sequence ATGGATGAAAGGTTTGTTCCTTACATTCCAACTGCTGGAAGTAATGTGGCTCATGCTGAGATAACTACTCCAACTCTTGTAAAAATGATGATTAAGAGATCTAAAAAACCTATTCTAATCTTAGGAGAAAATCTCAGCAAAGATGAAATGGAACTTATTGATAAATTTATTGAGAAATATAATTTAAAAGTAATTAAAACTCCTGAAGAGATGAATTTAATGGCTATAATGAAATTTTTAGCAAATAGCAATTATGACTTGGCATTATTTACTGGGATAACTTACTACTATTTGGCTCAAGCAGTAACTCATCTAAAACAGTTTTCAAATGTAGTAACAGTTTCCATAGACAAATATTATCAACCAAATACTTTGTATTCCTTTCCAAATCTTAGTAATGATGAATATATAGATTATTTGAAAAAACTGTTAGAGGGATAA
- a CDS encoding 4Fe-4S dicluster domain-containing protein, whose product MNPKIIVLNPEICTKCYDCINKCKEIHGESRIRKVNGVPLFCMQCEKAPCMEICPVDAIYLKENIPIVNKEKCIACGMCAIACPIGAIFIKNKVAHKCTLCLDVDRITPACIEVCKDNALILVSDETLDMLKDEKRKKIFEVLRKKEENEI is encoded by the coding sequence ATGAATCCCAAAATAATTGTTTTAAATCCTGAAATATGCACAAAATGTTATGATTGTATTAATAAATGTAAAGAAATTCATGGAGAAAGTAGAATAAGAAAAGTTAATGGAGTCCCTTTATTCTGTATGCAGTGTGAAAAAGCCCCATGTATGGAAATTTGTCCAGTAGATGCTATTTATCTTAAAGAAAATATTCCAATAGTAAATAAAGAAAAATGTATTGCCTGTGGAATGTGTGCAATTGCATGTCCTATTGGAGCAATATTTATAAAAAATAAGGTGGCTCACAAATGCACACTTTGTTTAGATGTTGATAGGATAACTCCTGCCTGTATAGAGGTTTGTAAAGATAACGCTTTAATATTAGTATCAGACGAAACACTTGACATGTTAAAAGATGAAAAAAGAAAAAAAATATTTGAAGTTTTAAGAAAAAAAGAAGAAAATGAGATTTAA